A single Arcobacter sp. FWKO B DNA region contains:
- a CDS encoding sulfate adenylyltransferase, producing MKEKYLYIDKEAVATLAMLKEGLFAPVVSLMDEKTAREVDQTKVYKGKSFPFSFVLAPSGKRNEEILKGAKKGETIKFVCDGEVIGDIVVNEVFKICKDQRIKNIYGTNNPEHVGVKDTYKRLGSYAICGDFNLKFKDIKEHKSQIDQAIEKTGAKKVSCMMLSGKPFHRVHERIIRSGLVKCDLMILFILKPYTDDFISFETRYKTLEYFIEHYLPKSRVLLIPLENTYIFGGFNEMLLNAIVAKNYGADRIIIGQNHAGLGAFYDRDGLSSIIDTLNGVDIDIEVMSEFVYCDQCKTLVSTSSCPHGSHHHIKYHSPSILEIFELGMLPPAIFMRKEISSIILSSLFPNRTEKLKRIHQNLSPSSGLIDDFEETNFYVSLMKLHQTTSLN from the coding sequence ATGAAAGAAAAATATCTCTATATAGACAAAGAAGCTGTTGCTACATTAGCTATGTTAAAAGAGGGGTTGTTTGCACCTGTTGTTTCATTAATGGATGAAAAAACTGCAAGAGAAGTTGACCAGACAAAAGTATACAAAGGGAAGAGTTTTCCATTTTCTTTTGTATTAGCACCAAGTGGAAAAAGAAATGAAGAGATTTTAAAAGGTGCAAAAAAAGGTGAAACTATAAAGTTCGTATGTGATGGCGAAGTTATAGGTGATATTGTGGTAAATGAGGTTTTTAAAATATGTAAAGACCAAAGAATCAAAAACATATATGGTACAAACAATCCTGAGCATGTAGGGGTAAAAGATACATACAAAAGGTTGGGGAGCTATGCAATATGTGGAGATTTTAATCTTAAGTTTAAAGATATAAAAGAACACAAATCTCAAATAGATCAAGCTATTGAAAAAACAGGTGCTAAAAAAGTATCTTGTATGATGTTATCAGGTAAGCCTTTTCACAGGGTACATGAAAGAATAATCCGTTCAGGGCTTGTAAAATGTGATTTGATGATACTTTTTATTTTAAAACCTTATACTGATGATTTTATTTCATTTGAAACTAGATATAAAACTCTTGAGTATTTTATAGAGCATTATTTACCAAAGAGTAGGGTACTATTAATACCTTTAGAAAATACTTATATTTTTGGTGGTTTTAATGAGATGTTATTAAATGCAATAGTAGCAAAAAACTATGGTGCAGACAGAATAATAATAGGACAAAACCATGCAGGACTTGGTGCATTTTATGATAGAGATGGATTGTCATCTATAATAGATACATTAAATGGAGTTGATATAGATATAGAGGTAATGAGTGAGTTTGTTTATTGCGATCAGTGTAAAACACTCGTAAGTACAAGCTCTTGTCCTCATGGTAGCCATCACCATATAAAATATCACTCACCATCAATTTTGGAAATTTTTGAGCTTGGTATGTTGCCACCAGCGATATTTATGAGAAAAGAAATTTCATCTATAATATTGAGTTCACTATTTCCTAATAGAACAGAAAAACTAAAAAGAATACATCAAAATCTCTCCCCATCAAGTGGCTTGATAGATGACTTTGAAGAGACAAATTTCTATGTGAGTTTGATGAAACTACATCAAACAACATCACTTAATTAA